A portion of the Doryrhamphus excisus isolate RoL2022-K1 chromosome 20, RoL_Dexc_1.0, whole genome shotgun sequence genome contains these proteins:
- the mtrf1l gene encoding peptide chain release factor 1-like, mitochondrial isoform X2, with amino-acid sequence MQDLRQKIVDLLIPEEEADLSDLVLEVTAGVGGQEAMLFTAEVFSMYEGFSQHNGWSFDVLEHMTSDLGGLRHASVSISGPQSYKRMKFEGGVHRVQRVPKTEKQGRMHTSTMTVAVLPQPTEISFTINQKDLRIETKRASGAGGQHVNTTDSAVRIVHLPTGVVAECQQERSQLKNKEKAMKALRAKLFSMKLEEETSKRYNQRKVQIGTRSRSEKIRTYNFAQDRITDHRISMTLHDVKNFLLGEDLLDEMNSSLQEFSNQEVLMEVLGENDKEEP; translated from the exons ATGCAGGACCTGAGACAAAAG ATTGTAGATCTTCTGATTCCGGAGGAGGAGGCCGATCTGAGTGACCTTGTGCTGGAAGTCACGGCAGGTGTTGGCGGACAGGAGGCCATGCTGTTTACTGCTGAG gttttTAGCATGTACGAGGGCTTCTCTCAGCACAATGGCTGGTCCTTTGACGTCCTAGAGCACATGACCAGTGACCTCG GAGGACTGCGCCATGCCTCGGTGAGCATCAGCGGCCCTCAAAGCTACAAGAGGATGAAGTTCGAAGGCGGGGTTCACCGCGTCCAGCGGGTCCCAAAGACGGAAAAACAGGGCCGTATGCACACCAGCACCATGACTGTGGCCGTGTTGCCGCAACCCACTGAG ATCTCCTTCACGATAAACCAGAAGGACCTCAGAATCGAAACTAAGCGGGCGAGTGGCGCAGGAGGTCAACATGTTAACACCACAGACAGCGCTGTCAGAATAGTTCATCTTCCCACTG GTGTGGTCGCTGAGTGCCAGCAGGAGCGATCTCAGCTGAAGAACAAAGAGAAGGCCATGAAGGCTCTTAGAGCCAAACTCTTCAGCATgaagctggaggaggagacCAGCAAACGCTACAATCAACGTAAAGTTCAG ATCGGCACCAGAAGCAGATCAGAGAAGATCCGCACCTACAACTTTGCTCAAGATCGTATAACAGACCACCGCATCAGCATGACTCTCCATGACGTCAAGAATTTCTTGCTGGGAGAGGATCTGCTGGACGAGATGAACTCCTCCCTGCAGGAGTTCTCCAACCAGGAGGTACTCATGGAAGTGCTGGGAGAAAACGACAAGGAAGAACCATGA
- the fbxo5 gene encoding F-box only protein 5 translates to MKCPQYDIAKAKRNMEKCPPEKAFGLHVKESPSKEPLPVKPLCPPAEKVSTGLLASHNSTLGVIHDKENQTFKEHERTSEEALEDSGYLSLQNSQTEEDYDHGLARPLKVLPSPKRSTLCQEGTGFSTATLVAASTPVNHCRRLTYSLSSTPSEHRGNSNLPIIKFQQAVCEELHKSYQRTKRYDWSIISKVAEDHLLHQVIGRQMGLEYVDVFSSLLSKNMRCILAKILALLGDLDLISCRKVSRTWRKIICEDGAALRRCEQTEQRLQESVSSERLKDCDLTRDMAVSRVVLSCVQKVASAHPPSASPSLSTSSGVRRTAPAQKGGKSTSQRSRFKEFTQAASSLKQHQSLRRCSQCGSPATHSAEIQRATCTRRTCQFDFCTCCQEAFHGSAPCRVATSWSHFTSPKSTTILAGSAQSKKNVRRL, encoded by the exons ATGAAGTGCCCACAGTATGACATAGCCAAGGCCAAGAGAAACATGGAGAAATGCCCTCCAGAGAAGGCCTTTGGTCTTCATGTGAAAGAGTCACCTTCAAAAGAACCCCTGCCTGTCAAACCACTATGTCCCCCAGCTGAGAAGGTCTCCACTGGGTTGCTGGCATCCCACAATAGCACCTTGGGAGTGATCCATGACAAAGAAAACCAGACCTTCAAGGAGCATGAGAGGACTTCGGAGGAAGCACTGGAGGACAGTGGCTACTTGTCTTTGCAAAACAGTCAAACTGAGGAAGACTACGACCACGGCCTAGCAAGACCACTGAAAGTCCTTCCATCGCCAAAACGATCAACTCTCTGTCAAGAGGGCACAGGTTTTAGCACAGCGACGCTGGTGGCGGCTTCTACACCTGTGAATCACTGCAGGCGGCTGACTTACTCCTTGTCATCCACCCCGTCCGAGCACCGCGGGAACTCCAACCTGCCCATCATAAAGTTCCAGCAGGCCGTGTGTGAAGAGCTCCATAAGAGTTATCAGAGGACAAAGAG GTACGACTGGAGCATCATCTCCAAGGTGGCCGAGGATCACCTCCTGCATCAGGTGATCGGGCGCCAAATGGGTCTGGAGTACGTGGATGTCTTTTCATCTCTTCTGTCCAAGAACATGAGATGCATCCTCGCCAAAATCCTGGCCCTGCTTGGAGATCTAGACCTCATCAG CTGCAGGAAGGTGAGCAGGACATGGAGAAAGATCATTTGTGAAGACGGCGCCGCTCTGAGAAGGTGTGAGCAAACAGAGCAGAGGCTTCAG GAGTCGGTCAGCTCTGAGAGGCTAAAGGATTGCGATCTGACGAGAGACATGGCCGTGTCCAGGGTGGTGCTGTCCTGCGTGCAGAAGGTGGCCTCCGCGCACCCTCCATCAGCATCACCATCCTTGTCTACAAGCTCTGGCGTCAGACGGACAGCTCCCGCACAGAAGGGCGGCAAGTCTACCTCGCAGCGGTCTCGCTTCAAGGAATTCACGCAG GCCGCCAGTAGCCTGAAGCAGCACCAGTCTCTGCGGCGCTGCAGCCAATGCGGCTCACCGGCAACTCACTCGGCCGAGATCCAGCGGGCCACCTGCACACGACGGACCTGTCAGTTCGACTTCTGCACCTGCTGCCAGGAGGCCTTTCACGGTTCGGCCCCGTGCCGGGTGGCGACCTCGTGGTCCCATTTCACCTCCCCCAAAAGCACCACCATCCTTGCGGGGAGCGCTCAGAGCAAAAAGAACGTGAGGAGGTTATAG
- the vip gene encoding VIP peptides produces MSQRGGHQLLLLFALFSVLYSRTLSLPYTSLRQTRHADGLFTSGYSKLLGQLSARRYLESLIGKRVSDELMDERVKRHSDAVFTDNYSRFRKQMAVKKYLNSVLTGKRSLENPGTSDQEESREEPDTFQETYDDINVDHLLNNFQLPL; encoded by the exons ATGTCACAACGGGGTGGCCACCAGCTTCTTCTCCTCTTTGCCCTCTTCAGCGTACTCTACTCCAGGACTCTAAGTCTGCCATACACGTCTCTGAG ACAAACGAGACACGCTGACGGTCTTTTCACCAGCGGCTACAGCAAACTCCTGGGTCAGCTCTCGGCGAGAAGATACCTGGAGTCTCTGATTGGAAAACGAGTCAG TGACGAGCTGATGGACGAGCGGGTGAAGCGCCACTCGGACGCCGTTTTCACAGACAACTACAGCCGCTTCCGCAAACAGATGGCCGTCAAGAAATACCTGAACTCGGTCTTGACGGGGAAGAggag TCTAGAAAATCCTGGAACGAGCGACCAGGAAGAGTCCAGGGAAGAGCCTGACACCTTCCAGGAGACCTACGACGACATCAACGTCGATCACCTGCTAAATAACTTCCAGCTG CCGCTTTGA
- the mtrf1l gene encoding peptide chain release factor 1-like, mitochondrial isoform X1, protein MFLKRAINLLPKGKECAFSLLLCRYTSSIKDARFYKDTTRTFHTGSQLTAPKLLSLDELFSRRSLQNYLNKMDSEYSHFLKAVNSNDEQCSVDELKAKRTKVSLLAPLIQAIRELEVKQKEMAETEVLLKDEDQALRELAEQERESCLQDMQDLRQKIVDLLIPEEEADLSDLVLEVTAGVGGQEAMLFTAEVFSMYEGFSQHNGWSFDVLEHMTSDLGGLRHASVSISGPQSYKRMKFEGGVHRVQRVPKTEKQGRMHTSTMTVAVLPQPTEISFTINQKDLRIETKRASGAGGQHVNTTDSAVRIVHLPTGVVAECQQERSQLKNKEKAMKALRAKLFSMKLEEETSKRYNQRKVQIGTRSRSEKIRTYNFAQDRITDHRISMTLHDVKNFLLGEDLLDEMNSSLQEFSNQEVLMEVLGENDKEEP, encoded by the exons ATGTTTCTCAAAAGAGCTATTAACCTCCTACCTAAAGGAAAGGAGTGTGCCTTTAGCTTACTTTTGTGTCGTTATACAAGTTCCATTAAAGATGCCAGGTTTTACAAGGACACCACAAGAACATTTCACACAGGAAGCCAGCTGACGGCGCCCAAGTTACTATCCTTGGATGAACTCTTCTCCAGGAGGTCCCTGCAAAACTACCTGAACAAGATGGACTCAGAGTacagccattttttaaaagcggtcAACAGCAATGATGAGCAGTGCAGCGTGGACGAGCTGAAGGCCAAGAGGACCAAAGTGTCTCTGCTTGCTCCCCTCATCCAGGCCATCAGAGAGCTAGAAGTCAAACAGAAGGAGATGGCCGAGACCGAGGTGCTTCTGAAGG ATGAAGACCAAGCTCTGCGAGAACTGGCTGAGCAGGAGAGGGAAAGCTGTTTGCAAGACATGCAGGACCTGAGACAAAAG ATTGTAGATCTTCTGATTCCGGAGGAGGAGGCCGATCTGAGTGACCTTGTGCTGGAAGTCACGGCAGGTGTTGGCGGACAGGAGGCCATGCTGTTTACTGCTGAG gttttTAGCATGTACGAGGGCTTCTCTCAGCACAATGGCTGGTCCTTTGACGTCCTAGAGCACATGACCAGTGACCTCG GAGGACTGCGCCATGCCTCGGTGAGCATCAGCGGCCCTCAAAGCTACAAGAGGATGAAGTTCGAAGGCGGGGTTCACCGCGTCCAGCGGGTCCCAAAGACGGAAAAACAGGGCCGTATGCACACCAGCACCATGACTGTGGCCGTGTTGCCGCAACCCACTGAG ATCTCCTTCACGATAAACCAGAAGGACCTCAGAATCGAAACTAAGCGGGCGAGTGGCGCAGGAGGTCAACATGTTAACACCACAGACAGCGCTGTCAGAATAGTTCATCTTCCCACTG GTGTGGTCGCTGAGTGCCAGCAGGAGCGATCTCAGCTGAAGAACAAAGAGAAGGCCATGAAGGCTCTTAGAGCCAAACTCTTCAGCATgaagctggaggaggagacCAGCAAACGCTACAATCAACGTAAAGTTCAG ATCGGCACCAGAAGCAGATCAGAGAAGATCCGCACCTACAACTTTGCTCAAGATCGTATAACAGACCACCGCATCAGCATGACTCTCCATGACGTCAAGAATTTCTTGCTGGGAGAGGATCTGCTGGACGAGATGAACTCCTCCCTGCAGGAGTTCTCCAACCAGGAGGTACTCATGGAAGTGCTGGGAGAAAACGACAAGGAAGAACCATGA